The proteins below come from a single Crossiella sp. CA-258035 genomic window:
- a CDS encoding tripartite tricarboxylate transporter TctB family protein produces MSEQTKARPALVWLKERSELGICLLLLALGVLVVADAIRIPANFTQRGPVGPELVPYLVGGGLILVAALLARDVLRGGRGEAEAGEDVDLDAPADWRVVAQLAAAFLANVVLINLVGFPLSGMVLFWGAAYALGSRNFVRDPLVAAGLSILTYLVFNTLLGVSLPGGPLTGVL; encoded by the coding sequence ATGAGTGAGCAGACGAAGGCCCGCCCGGCGCTGGTCTGGCTGAAGGAGCGCTCCGAGCTCGGCATCTGCCTGCTGCTGCTCGCCCTCGGCGTGCTGGTGGTGGCCGACGCGATCCGCATCCCGGCCAACTTCACCCAGCGCGGCCCGGTCGGCCCCGAGCTGGTGCCCTACCTGGTCGGCGGCGGCCTGATCCTGGTGGCCGCGCTGCTGGCCAGGGACGTGCTGCGGGGCGGGCGCGGTGAGGCCGAGGCCGGTGAGGACGTCGACCTGGACGCGCCCGCGGACTGGCGGGTGGTGGCGCAGCTGGCGGCGGCCTTCCTGGCCAACGTGGTGCTGATCAACCTGGTCGGCTTCCCGCTGTCCGGGATGGTGCTGTTCTGGGGCGCGGCCTACGCGCTCGGCAGCCGGAACTTCGTGCGCGACCCGCTGGTCGCGGCCGGGCTGTCCATCCTGACCTACCTGGTGTTCAACACCCTGCTCGGCGTCTCGCTGCCGGGCGGACCGCTGACTGGGGTGCTCTGA
- a CDS encoding tripartite tricarboxylate transporter substrate binding protein: protein MRIRNWLAVLAAVAATLVVPPLLTSGAGAETTGPMRGLRILVPNAPGGGYDVTARTAAKAMDEVELTRNVEVFNLPGAGGTVGLGRTVAEAGNQRLVMSMGLGVVGSVFTNKAPSSLAETTPIAKLTEEPDIVVVGKDSPYRTLADLVTAWKANPGAVTVGGGSNPGGPDHLAPMLMAKAIGLEPKRVSYIPYDGGGELLASVLGGKIHFGVSGISEYVDQIKAGELRVLAVTSANRVKDIDAPTLTEAGVPVNFTNWRGIVAPPGLSDVERQRLVELFQKLHDSPQWQEAVRRNGWTDAFSPGEKFGEFLAAESKRVADVLKELGLA from the coding sequence ATGCGGATCCGGAACTGGCTGGCGGTGCTGGCCGCGGTGGCCGCGACGCTGGTCGTGCCACCCCTGCTCACCTCCGGCGCCGGTGCCGAGACCACCGGCCCGATGCGCGGGCTGCGCATCCTGGTGCCGAACGCGCCGGGCGGCGGCTACGACGTGACCGCGCGCACCGCGGCCAAGGCGATGGACGAGGTCGAGCTGACCCGCAACGTCGAGGTGTTCAACCTGCCCGGCGCCGGTGGCACGGTGGGCCTCGGCCGGACCGTGGCCGAGGCGGGCAACCAGCGGCTGGTGATGTCCATGGGCCTGGGCGTGGTGGGCAGCGTGTTCACCAACAAGGCGCCCAGTTCGCTGGCCGAGACCACGCCGATCGCCAAGCTCACCGAGGAACCGGACATCGTGGTGGTCGGCAAGGACTCGCCGTACCGCACCCTGGCCGACCTGGTCACCGCCTGGAAGGCCAACCCCGGCGCGGTCACCGTCGGCGGCGGTTCCAACCCCGGCGGCCCCGACCACCTGGCCCCGATGCTGATGGCCAAGGCGATCGGCCTGGAACCCAAGCGGGTCAGCTACATCCCCTACGACGGCGGCGGCGAGCTGCTCGCCTCGGTGCTCGGCGGCAAGATCCACTTCGGCGTGTCCGGCATCAGCGAGTACGTGGACCAGATCAAGGCCGGTGAGCTGCGGGTGCTCGCGGTGACCAGCGCGAACCGGGTCAAGGACATCGACGCGCCGACGCTGACCGAGGCCGGGGTGCCGGTGAACTTCACCAACTGGCGCGGCATCGTGGCCCCGCCCGGACTGTCCGATGTGGAGCGTCAGCGGCTGGTGGAGCTGTTCCAGAAGCTGCACGACTCGCCCCAGTGGCAGGAGGCGGTCCGGCGCAACGGCTGGACCGACGCCTTCTCCCCCGGTGAGAAGTTCGGCGAGTTCCTGGCCGCGGAGAGCAAGCGGGTGGCCGACGTGCTGAAGGAGCTGGGACTGGCATGA
- a CDS encoding ATP-binding protein: MGVRGSLARQLFVLQFLIVLALLGAVTTLSLGQTTANFREDQGRRMLMLAEQVAATDSVQDALGDPRRYYRLATLAETARSLNGNSSIAIATPDLRIRTATDPRLVGTALTVGQPEVVRGRSWEGVLGEEVVAQVPVLSSAEGMEGRVIGLVSAGQREPGLWASLVSSPRDLLIHLGLGTGIGVLGSLLAAWWVKRQTLGLEPREITGLVEHREAMLHGIREGVVGLDQQHRITLMNTSARELLALADPVGAQVDELAVNERLRDVLTGRASGENQVVLRSGRVLVMNRMPIVMRGQPIGAVVTLRDRTELVALQQELDVNRHTTDTLRAQAHEFRNELHTIAGLIELGEYDEVVRYVTRANRAHEEWSSAVTARIADPALAALLIAKASLAAERAVGIRLSEESTVVRVDDALSQDLVTVVGNLVDNALDALPAGAGQWIEVHIVGSTEEVLVRVRDSGPGIAPELAEEVFEHGFTTKVATQGGQRGIGLALTRQVCVRRGGSVSVRNEGGAVFTARLGRVPAAVGARPPEVAE, from the coding sequence GTGGGTGTGCGCGGGTCGCTGGCGCGGCAGCTGTTCGTGCTGCAGTTCCTCATCGTGCTGGCGCTGCTGGGCGCGGTGACCACGCTCTCGCTGGGCCAGACCACCGCGAACTTCCGGGAGGACCAGGGCCGCCGGATGCTGATGCTGGCCGAGCAGGTGGCCGCCACCGACTCGGTGCAGGACGCGCTGGGCGACCCCCGGCGCTACTACCGGCTGGCCACCCTGGCCGAGACCGCGCGCAGCCTGAACGGGAACAGCTCGATCGCCATCGCCACCCCTGACCTGCGGATTCGCACCGCCACCGATCCGAGGCTGGTGGGCACGGCGCTGACCGTCGGCCAGCCGGAGGTGGTCAGGGGCCGCAGCTGGGAGGGCGTGCTGGGCGAGGAGGTGGTGGCCCAGGTGCCGGTGCTCTCCAGCGCCGAGGGCATGGAGGGCCGGGTGATCGGCCTGGTCAGCGCGGGACAGCGGGAGCCGGGGCTGTGGGCCTCGCTGGTCAGCTCGCCCCGCGACCTGCTGATCCACCTGGGGCTGGGCACCGGGATCGGGGTGCTCGGCTCGCTGCTGGCCGCCTGGTGGGTGAAGCGGCAGACGCTGGGGCTGGAGCCGAGGGAGATCACCGGGCTGGTGGAGCACCGGGAGGCGATGCTGCACGGCATCCGGGAGGGTGTGGTCGGCCTGGACCAGCAGCACCGGATCACCCTGATGAACACCTCGGCCCGCGAACTGCTCGCGCTGGCGGACCCGGTGGGCGCGCAGGTGGACGAGCTGGCGGTGAACGAGCGGCTGCGCGATGTGCTGACCGGGCGGGCCAGCGGGGAGAACCAGGTGGTGCTGCGCAGCGGGCGGGTGCTGGTGATGAACCGGATGCCGATCGTCATGCGCGGCCAGCCGATCGGCGCGGTGGTGACCCTGCGGGACCGGACCGAACTCGTCGCACTGCAACAGGAGCTGGACGTCAACCGGCACACCACGGACACCCTGCGGGCGCAGGCGCACGAGTTCCGCAACGAGCTGCACACCATCGCCGGGCTGATCGAGCTGGGCGAGTACGACGAGGTGGTCCGCTACGTCACGCGGGCGAACCGGGCGCACGAGGAGTGGAGCTCGGCGGTGACCGCGCGGATCGCCGACCCGGCGCTGGCCGCGCTGCTGATCGCCAAGGCCAGCCTGGCCGCGGAGCGCGCGGTGGGCATCCGGCTCTCCGAAGAGTCCACTGTGGTCAGAGTGGATGACGCGCTGTCCCAGGACCTGGTGACGGTGGTGGGCAACCTGGTGGACAACGCGCTGGACGCGCTGCCCGCCGGAGCGGGGCAGTGGATCGAGGTGCACATCGTCGGTTCGACGGAAGAGGTGCTGGTGCGGGTGCGGGACTCCGGACCGGGCATCGCGCCCGAGCTGGCCGAGGAGGTCTTCGAGCACGGGTTCACCACCAAGGTGGCCACCCAGGGCGGGCAGCGCGGCATCGGGCTGGCGCTGACCAGGCAGGTGTGCGTGCGCCGGGGCGGTTCGGTCTCGGTGCGCAACGAGGGCGGCGCGGTGTTCACCGCCCGGCTGGGCCGGGTGCCCGCCGCAGTCGGCGCCCGCCCGCCGGAGGTGGCCGAATGA
- a CDS encoding response regulator — MIRVLVVDDDFMVAKVHSGYVARTPGFEVVGVAHTAAEAIRSVRELRPDLVLLDIYLPDADGVHVLRELRAGAAGEAAGDTDVIVVTAARDVETVRAAVRGGVLHYLIKPFEYAALRDQLAHFAEVRQRLTGSVDQAVVDQVFGARPTAAPTMPKGLTPQTAKLVEEVLRAADGDVSATECATGTNLSRVSARRYLEHFVSAGRAEVRLRYGSTGRPERRYRWVN; from the coding sequence ATGATCAGGGTGCTGGTGGTCGACGACGACTTCATGGTGGCCAAGGTGCACAGCGGCTACGTGGCGCGCACCCCCGGCTTCGAGGTGGTCGGGGTGGCGCACACCGCGGCCGAGGCCATCCGCTCGGTGCGCGAGCTGCGGCCGGACCTGGTGCTGCTGGACATCTACCTGCCCGACGCCGACGGCGTGCACGTGCTGCGCGAGCTGCGCGCGGGGGCCGCGGGCGAGGCGGCCGGGGACACCGACGTGATCGTGGTGACCGCGGCCAGGGATGTGGAGACGGTGCGCGCGGCGGTGCGCGGCGGGGTGCTGCACTACCTGATCAAGCCGTTCGAGTACGCGGCCCTGCGCGACCAGCTGGCGCACTTCGCCGAGGTCCGGCAGCGGCTGACCGGCTCGGTGGACCAGGCCGTGGTGGACCAGGTCTTCGGCGCGAGGCCGACCGCGGCCCCGACCATGCCCAAGGGCCTGACCCCGCAGACCGCGAAGCTGGTGGAGGAGGTGCTGCGGGCGGCCGACGGCGACGTCTCGGCCACCGAGTGCGCGACCGGGACCAACCTGTCCAGGGTCAGCGCCCGGCGCTACCTGGAGCACTTCGTCAGCGCGGGCCGGGCCGAGGTGCGGCTGCGCTACGGCAGCACCGGCCGTCCGGAACGGCGCTACCGCTGGGTCAACTGA